A window of Pyrobaculum aerophilum str. IM2 contains these coding sequences:
- a CDS encoding THUMP domain-containing class I SAM-dependent methyltransferase codes for MEYLFTTVPGLEDFLIEELSEKYALKKARGVYMSGRVVAEVDAQPPDLYQLRTVERFGVFLGEGYATTLGEVVELAAASLPRALRYLTPHTTVGVRSERVGRHDFTSRDVEKEVGKWFKAKGFTISLVDPDVEVNVDVVENYVAIWITVAKKSLKDRRWRVYEHYASLNPIIANAMARLAKPLPGETICDLTCGGGTIAAEAAELYPHARYICVDISLKHVKGALLNTRHLPQVDVLWFDSTKLHRVARPICDKYIFNPPYGFRIPGKIGKLYRLLGRTMKRLTKGCALYVVITPRYKTFISQVGGEVLFRRVIYQGGLYSHIIAGRICQ; via the coding sequence GTGGAGTACCTCTTCACGACTGTCCCCGGCCTCGAGGATTTCCTAATTGAGGAGCTGTCTGAAAAATACGCGTTAAAGAAAGCCAGGGGGGTCTATATGTCTGGCAGAGTTGTCGCCGAAGTGGACGCGCAGCCCCCGGACTTGTACCAGCTGAGGACAGTGGAGAGATTCGGCGTATTTCTTGGAGAGGGTTATGCGACAACTCTGGGCGAGGTGGTGGAGCTGGCCGCCGCCAGCCTGCCCCGAGCGCTGAGGTATTTAACTCCCCACACCACGGTGGGCGTTAGGTCTGAGCGGGTTGGCCGGCACGATTTTACGTCGCGCGACGTAGAAAAGGAGGTGGGAAAATGGTTTAAGGCCAAGGGCTTCACCATAAGCCTCGTAGACCCCGACGTTGAAGTCAACGTAGACGTTGTGGAAAACTACGTGGCCATTTGGATCACTGTGGCTAAGAAGAGCTTGAAGGACAGGCGGTGGCGAGTTTATGAACACTACGCCAGCCTCAACCCCATTATAGCCAACGCCATGGCCAGACTCGCCAAGCCGCTTCCTGGGGAGACAATTTGCGACTTGACTTGCGGAGGAGGGACTATAGCGGCGGAAGCCGCCGAGCTATACCCCCACGCCCGCTATATATGCGTGGACATCTCCTTAAAACACGTAAAAGGGGCGCTCCTCAACACGCGACATCTCCCTCAAGTAGACGTGCTTTGGTTTGATTCTACAAAACTACATAGAGTCGCAAGGCCTATATGCGACAAATACATATTTAACCCGCCCTACGGCTTCAGAATACCTGGAAAAATAGGAAAGCTATACCGCCTTTTGGGAAGGACCATGAAAAGGCTTACAAAAGGATGCGCCCTATACGTCGTAATAACGCCTAGATACAAGACCTTTATAAGCCAAGTCGGAGGCGAGGTGTTATTTAGAAGAGTGATTTATCAAGGCGGCCTATACAGTCACATTATAGCGGGTAGAATATGTCAATAA
- a CDS encoding PINc/VapC family ATPase, which translates to MDKYVADTSVILDGTLKEAVVSGSIRGTLFILSEAVEYFSSLARQGDGIGIVGMEELRDLYDVVEKLGLGDLVKIEVVPAGKRLDPSELDVYARRFAKDNGYIYVTSDELARDTAFIEGVEVLYLGKTRDVLTIEKFFGPEVMSVHLKEGLPPMGKVGRPGSWKMVQLSQEPLTRKQLEIIVRELISEASRLNPRSKIEIRRPHSLIIQHKEYRIVIVFPPVSERLEITATRPVVRKKIEDYGLDPRVLERLEKSAEGILIAGAPGAGKTTFAQALAEFYLSKGKVVKTVESPRDMVLSPAITQLSKNLATSEEIHDLLLLSRPDYTIFDEMRDTADFQLYVDLRLAGVGMVGVVHATSPIDAIQRFIRRVELGMIPSIIDTVIFMKDGEVRKIYALSMVVKVPAGMREEDLARPVILVKDFLTDEVEYEIYVFGEETFVVPVKRGEAGKAPSRKIYSMVISALKRYVPPSEIRLEERDGLIVIKVPEEYLGVVLSRGVTKLEKLRRKLSIDFRIEAR; encoded by the coding sequence GTGGATAAGTATGTCGCCGATACATCAGTAATTCTCGACGGGACGTTGAAAGAGGCCGTGGTGAGCGGCAGTATTAGAGGAACTCTCTTCATTCTCTCGGAGGCGGTAGAGTATTTCTCCTCTCTGGCGAGGCAGGGCGATGGCATTGGGATTGTGGGTATGGAGGAGCTCAGGGATTTATACGACGTCGTGGAGAAGCTGGGCTTAGGCGATTTAGTAAAAATAGAAGTAGTGCCGGCCGGCAAGAGGCTTGATCCCAGCGAGTTAGACGTCTATGCCAGGCGGTTTGCTAAGGATAACGGCTATATATACGTCACGAGTGACGAATTGGCGAGAGACACGGCGTTTATAGAAGGCGTAGAGGTGCTCTATTTGGGAAAAACGCGGGATGTTTTAACGATTGAGAAGTTCTTCGGGCCTGAGGTAATGTCTGTGCACTTGAAAGAGGGACTTCCGCCGATGGGCAAGGTGGGGCGCCCTGGGTCTTGGAAAATGGTTCAATTGTCGCAGGAGCCTCTTACGCGTAAACAGCTGGAGATTATTGTGAGAGAATTAATATCAGAGGCCTCACGGCTGAACCCGAGGAGTAAAATTGAGATTAGAAGGCCGCACTCCCTAATTATTCAACACAAGGAGTATAGAATTGTCATCGTCTTTCCGCCGGTCTCGGAGAGGTTGGAAATCACGGCGACTAGGCCCGTAGTGAGGAAGAAGATTGAGGACTACGGCCTCGACCCCAGGGTTTTAGAGAGATTGGAGAAAAGCGCAGAGGGCATTTTAATCGCCGGCGCTCCCGGCGCTGGCAAAACCACCTTTGCCCAAGCCCTTGCGGAGTTTTACTTATCAAAGGGCAAGGTTGTGAAGACAGTCGAGTCCCCTAGGGACATGGTTCTGAGCCCCGCCATTACTCAGCTTTCTAAAAACCTGGCCACCTCTGAGGAGATCCACGACCTTCTCCTGCTGTCGAGGCCTGATTATACTATTTTTGACGAAATGAGAGATACCGCCGATTTCCAGCTGTACGTCGATCTCAGGCTGGCCGGAGTTGGCATGGTTGGCGTCGTGCACGCGACGTCGCCTATTGACGCCATTCAGAGGTTCATCAGAAGGGTGGAGCTGGGCATGATACCCTCAATAATAGACACAGTCATATTTATGAAAGACGGAGAGGTGAGGAAGATATACGCCCTATCTATGGTGGTCAAAGTGCCGGCGGGCATGCGCGAAGAGGACTTGGCAAGGCCCGTGATCCTCGTTAAAGACTTCCTAACAGACGAGGTTGAGTATGAAATTTACGTATTCGGCGAGGAGACTTTCGTCGTGCCGGTAAAAAGAGGTGAGGCAGGCAAGGCGCCGAGCCGCAAGATTTACTCAATGGTTATCTCGGCGCTGAAGCGTTACGTTCCCCCCAGCGAAATAAGGCTTGAGGAGCGCGACGGCCTTATAGTAATAAAAGTGCCCGAGGAGTACTTGGGCGTCGTCTTGTCCCGCGGGGTTACGAAGTTGGAGAAGTTGAGGAGAAAGCTCTCAATTGACTTCAGAATAGAGGCGAGGTGA
- a CDS encoding class I SAM-dependent methyltransferase gives MTKAVARYYDSIAHVYDDVYLKMKYYRVLYRKIGEVIDQYIKPGMYVLDVGSGTGFWSVYMTSKGAHVTSLDISEKSLRRCSCPDRVAGDAALLPVRNNTYDAVTALGSVYNHIQDIRTAFKSAARTLKKGGLFITDIDNALCLDMLYEYLLFQGVSKLISALKNGVVKGVWEAADGEIPFSYYAYFYIKSALAEVGLKLIDKRPIYLLPPLPTRLLQRRFRLGAFEKFDLLKFLAPFSTTVIYIAVKA, from the coding sequence GTGACAAAGGCGGTAGCTAGGTATTACGACTCAATAGCCCACGTATACGACGACGTCTATTTGAAAATGAAGTACTACAGAGTGTTGTACAGAAAAATAGGCGAAGTGATAGACCAGTATATAAAGCCGGGCATGTACGTATTAGACGTAGGATCTGGCACTGGCTTTTGGAGCGTGTACATGACATCGAAGGGGGCCCACGTGACCTCGCTGGATATCTCTGAGAAGTCGCTGAGGCGCTGTTCATGTCCTGACAGAGTAGCAGGAGACGCCGCCCTTCTCCCAGTTAGAAACAACACATATGACGCAGTTACCGCGCTGGGGAGCGTCTATAACCACATCCAAGACATCCGCACGGCTTTTAAATCAGCGGCGCGGACCTTGAAAAAGGGAGGCTTGTTCATAACTGATATAGACAACGCGTTGTGTCTAGACATGTTGTACGAATATTTACTCTTCCAAGGCGTTTCAAAACTTATTTCAGCGCTTAAAAACGGCGTTGTAAAAGGCGTTTGGGAGGCTGCAGACGGGGAAATCCCCTTCTCGTACTACGCGTATTTTTACATAAAATCCGCTCTGGCCGAGGTCGGCCTTAAGTTAATAGACAAGCGGCCTATTTACTTACTGCCGCCGCTACCCACCCGCCTCCTCCAGAGGAGGTTTAGGCTGGGGGCGTTTGAGAAATTTGACTTGTTGAAATTTCTAGCGCCGTTTTCAACGACAGTTATCTACATCGCCGTCAAAGCTTGA
- a CDS encoding MBL fold metallo-hydrolase, which translates to MPIVKLVILGSGGAVPKADRMLPAIYLEDWLGHRVLLDAGEGVQYRLLQIGISPSSLTLIAVTHMHEDHILGLPGLVITSKFLGGRLKVLAPKSMHGALSKLGVEVADSYEEERFKIKCVEVCHTVDACGWLIQWDVGYKLDLSKTSGLPKWALTELIKGKPVKIGDRIITPEEVADPAHKRFKYLLYTGDTAPCPEMWKKVGSVDVLIHEATFADDVSPSKAHEEGHSTVADAIEAARALNAQVLILTHVSARYPDKSRHRELASRISPPPYIYIPEDFETLLVKL; encoded by the coding sequence ATGCCAATAGTAAAACTAGTTATATTAGGCAGCGGAGGGGCCGTGCCTAAGGCTGACAGAATGCTTCCAGCTATATACCTTGAGGACTGGCTTGGGCACAGAGTTCTGCTGGACGCGGGAGAGGGCGTTCAGTACAGGCTGTTACAAATTGGAATATCCCCCTCGTCACTGACTTTAATTGCAGTTACGCATATGCATGAAGATCACATACTCGGACTCCCTGGGCTTGTTATCACGAGTAAATTCCTCGGGGGCAGGCTTAAGGTGCTGGCGCCGAAATCAATGCACGGGGCTTTGAGCAAATTAGGGGTAGAGGTGGCGGACTCCTATGAAGAGGAGCGTTTTAAAATTAAATGCGTGGAGGTCTGCCATACAGTAGACGCGTGTGGGTGGCTTATACAATGGGACGTGGGGTATAAACTAGATCTTTCAAAGACGTCGGGGCTTCCGAAGTGGGCGTTGACGGAATTAATCAAGGGGAAGCCGGTGAAAATAGGGGATAGGATTATCACGCCGGAGGAGGTGGCAGACCCAGCCCATAAAAGATTCAAGTATTTGCTCTACACTGGGGACACCGCGCCGTGCCCCGAGATGTGGAAAAAAGTCGGGTCTGTAGACGTGTTAATCCACGAGGCCACATTCGCCGACGACGTCAGCCCCTCCAAGGCACATGAAGAGGGCCACTCCACAGTGGCAGACGCCATTGAGGCGGCGAGGGCCCTCAACGCGCAGGTGTTAATATTAACTCACGTGAGCGCCCGCTACCCGGACAAAAGCAGACACAGAGAGCTCGCCTCAAGGATTAGCCCCCCACCCTATATATACATCCCAGAGGATTTCGAAACTCTTCTCGTCAAGCTTTGA
- a CDS encoding PaRep2b protein, translated as MAEDCVYKNIAVKREPLDTNRQRPITARPSVVKFAGVEFSVYYKGNIIEVVYRPGSEASKNAAVNALRARGLREGEHFTVTTRGSGRYAIRIAKVAYAKAVKALAQSGLKEGEHYTPRNKRREIVVKEERRDAVVNALKAAGLVEGKHFTVKSAKQYVIRLTSEGLREIQRIALSGGVEAERFIRGQEGVLSRRHGQAAVKKLIEVLTPVREEGALELPLPVYDDKGNLIARVVDLRYELVENGKVMDRRAGEDCRLRIVAECEAGGEKRRRKMKCCWKKREKKGEETVLYYFETARLTVKAAALKALTGRAKKGYAHLFSSDLDALRRFKALRDAVDKWREGRPAGNVQGK; from the coding sequence ATGGCCGAGGACTGCGTTTACAAGAACATCGCCGTTAAGAGGGAGCCGTTAGATACAAACAGACAGCGGCCCATAACTGCTAGGCCCAGCGTTGTTAAATTCGCAGGAGTGGAGTTCTCGGTTTATTATAAAGGCAATATAATAGAGGTTGTGTATCGTCCGGGCAGTGAGGCCTCTAAAAACGCCGCTGTAAACGCATTAAGGGCCAGGGGACTGAGGGAGGGAGAGCACTTCACTGTTACTACAAGGGGCTCTGGACGTTACGCAATCCGTATTGCGAAAGTGGCCTACGCCAAAGCGGTGAAGGCTCTTGCGCAGAGCGGGCTGAAAGAGGGCGAGCACTACACTCCCAGGAACAAAAGGCGAGAGATTGTCGTCAAAGAGGAGCGCAGAGACGCGGTTGTAAACGCGCTGAAAGCCGCTGGACTGGTGGAGGGCAAACACTTCACGGTGAAGAGCGCTAAACAATACGTAATCCGCCTTACCTCCGAGGGCCTCCGCGAAATTCAACGTATAGCGCTGAGTGGCGGTGTAGAGGCGGAGCGCTTTATAAGGGGGCAGGAGGGTGTTCTAAGCCGTAGGCACGGCCAAGCCGCAGTAAAAAAGCTGATTGAAGTGCTTACGCCGGTGAGGGAAGAGGGTGCACTGGAGCTACCGTTGCCGGTTTACGACGATAAGGGCAACTTAATTGCCCGCGTTGTTGATTTGAGGTACGAGTTGGTGGAGAACGGCAAGGTCATGGACCGGCGCGCCGGTGAGGACTGCCGCCTGCGCATTGTCGCGGAGTGCGAGGCGGGTGGTGAAAAGAGGCGACGAAAGATGAAATGTTGCTGGAAGAAGCGGGAGAAGAAAGGCGAAGAGACGGTCTTGTATTACTTCGAAACAGCGCGGTTAACGGTCAAGGCCGCCGCGTTGAAGGCACTGACTGGGAGGGCAAAGAAGGGCTATGCGCATCTTTTCTCCAGCGACTTAGACGCCCTGCGTCGCTTTAAGGCCCTGAGAGACGCAGTGGACAAGTGGAGAGAGGGGAGGCCGGCCGGCAATGTCCAAGGCAAATAG
- the rsmA gene encoding 16S rRNA (adenine(1518)-N(6)/adenine(1519)-N(6))-dimethyltransferase RsmA codes for MKRRRLAQHFLRDPSVAEYIAGLVPSGLDVIEVGPGAGALTIPLAKRSKTVYAIEIDKALAERLRGIAPPNVVIIVGDALEVEWPRADFFVSNVPYSITSPLLFKLIRHRLPAVLTIQREVAERLVARPGSEDYGRLTVAVQCFYDVEILRVLPPYVFDPPPKVYSAVVRLMPKAPCVDNFDEFEKFSAWLFSARRKTLRRLKLADSTKRVYQLTLEELVELFKRHKA; via the coding sequence GTGAAGAGGCGGCGCTTGGCGCAGCACTTTTTACGCGATCCCTCAGTGGCTGAGTACATAGCTGGCCTTGTGCCAAGCGGCTTAGATGTAATTGAGGTGGGACCGGGCGCCGGGGCGTTGACAATACCCCTGGCCAAGAGATCTAAGACAGTATACGCCATAGAGATTGATAAAGCCCTGGCGGAGCGCCTAAGGGGCATAGCCCCTCCTAACGTGGTCATAATCGTAGGCGACGCGCTGGAGGTGGAGTGGCCGCGCGCGGATTTTTTCGTCTCTAATGTGCCCTACTCTATCACTTCGCCCCTGCTCTTTAAGCTAATTCGCCACAGGCTACCTGCAGTGCTGACAATTCAACGAGAAGTGGCCGAGCGCTTAGTGGCGAGGCCTGGCTCTGAGGATTATGGGAGACTTACAGTGGCTGTACAGTGTTTCTACGACGTTGAGATACTGCGCGTGTTGCCCCCCTATGTGTTTGACCCTCCGCCCAAGGTCTACTCAGCTGTGGTGAGGCTCATGCCCAAGGCGCCGTGCGTAGACAATTTCGACGAGTTTGAAAAATTCAGCGCGTGGCTCTTCTCGGCGAGGAGGAAGACACTCCGGCGGCTGAAACTCGCCGACTCGACGAAACGCGTGTATCAATTGACGCTTGAGGAGCTAGTGGAGCTCTTCAAGAGACACAAGGCATGA
- the gatE gene encoding Glu-tRNA(Gln) amidotransferase subunit GatE, translating to MDYKALGLKTGLEIHIQLNTQRKLFCHCPPVLRDDEPHFRVERRLHISVSELGAVDPAVVWEVRKRRKYIYEGYRDTTCLVELDEEPPHLPDEEALVTAVAVAKMFNAKLFDEIYVMRKTVVDGSNVSGFQRTMLIAYGGRAKILGYDIGVETIALEEDAARKISEEGKAMVYRLDRLGIPLIEIATEPMAYTPQEVEEVAWIIGYSVKITGRAKRGVGTVRQDVNVSIAGGAKTEIKGVPDLSLIPKVIEYEAVRQVNLLKIAEELKRRGVGRVELSVADVTAAFANTKSRLVRKVLDSGGRVLALKTPGFQKLLGFEIQPGRRFGSELADYVRAWTELGGLLHSDELPGYGITAEEVREVANRLGVESFILLMGVEESELLEAAQVVVERLNMAPKGVPEETRAANPDGTTRFLRPRPGAARMYPETDLPPVKITFEIMKRAEEVAKINLDAKFKELISLGLSKDLALQLIKSPHLEKFEEYLDKFRSVPPQLIASILLNISKALAREGVEIDGAKIESVLDALNRRVITKEAVEEILRNMRPGESAEEVARRLGLVRLPYEEVKKIVEEVSRQTAKEKIIGEVMRRYRGRVDIEDVKRALAEIAS from the coding sequence GTGGACTACAAGGCGCTTGGCTTAAAAACCGGGCTTGAAATCCATATCCAGCTGAACACTCAAAGGAAGCTCTTCTGCCACTGTCCCCCCGTGCTGAGAGACGACGAGCCGCACTTCAGAGTGGAGAGGAGATTGCACATATCGGTCAGCGAGTTGGGGGCTGTGGACCCCGCCGTGGTGTGGGAGGTGAGGAAGAGGAGGAAGTACATATACGAGGGGTACCGGGATACCACGTGTTTAGTAGAGCTTGACGAGGAGCCCCCCCACCTCCCCGACGAAGAGGCGTTAGTCACGGCCGTGGCCGTGGCTAAAATGTTCAACGCCAAGTTATTCGACGAGATATACGTAATGAGAAAGACCGTGGTTGACGGGTCTAATGTCTCCGGCTTTCAGCGCACAATGCTCATCGCCTACGGCGGCAGGGCCAAAATCTTAGGGTATGATATCGGCGTGGAGACCATTGCCCTTGAGGAGGACGCGGCTAGGAAGATCTCTGAGGAGGGCAAGGCAATGGTGTACAGGCTTGATAGGCTCGGCATTCCGCTTATTGAAATAGCGACAGAGCCCATGGCATATACGCCTCAGGAAGTGGAGGAAGTGGCGTGGATAATTGGCTACAGCGTTAAAATAACTGGCAGGGCCAAAAGAGGCGTAGGCACAGTGAGGCAAGACGTCAACGTGTCTATAGCAGGCGGCGCCAAAACGGAGATAAAGGGCGTGCCCGATCTCTCCCTAATTCCAAAGGTTATAGAATACGAGGCTGTTAGGCAGGTAAACCTATTGAAAATCGCTGAAGAGTTAAAGAGGAGGGGGGTAGGCAGAGTGGAGCTCTCCGTGGCCGACGTCACTGCCGCTTTTGCGAACACAAAGTCAAGGCTTGTGAGAAAAGTGCTTGACTCAGGAGGGCGCGTGCTTGCGCTGAAGACGCCGGGATTTCAGAAACTTCTGGGCTTTGAAATACAGCCCGGCCGCCGCTTTGGCTCAGAGCTGGCTGATTACGTCAGGGCGTGGACAGAGCTCGGCGGGTTGTTACACAGCGACGAGCTCCCAGGCTACGGCATCACCGCCGAGGAGGTTAGAGAGGTGGCAAACAGGCTGGGAGTGGAGAGCTTTATACTACTTATGGGGGTGGAGGAATCGGAGCTCTTAGAGGCGGCACAAGTAGTAGTAGAGAGGTTAAACATGGCGCCCAAGGGCGTGCCCGAGGAGACGAGGGCTGCCAACCCGGACGGCACTACGAGATTTCTCCGGCCGCGGCCAGGGGCGGCAAGAATGTACCCCGAGACTGACCTGCCGCCCGTCAAAATCACGTTTGAAATTATGAAGAGGGCTGAGGAGGTGGCTAAGATAAACCTCGACGCGAAATTTAAAGAACTGATTTCACTGGGCTTGAGCAAAGACTTGGCGTTACAATTAATAAAGTCCCCCCACCTAGAGAAATTCGAAGAGTATTTAGACAAATTCAGATCCGTGCCGCCTCAATTAATAGCGTCAATCCTCCTCAATATATCAAAGGCCCTTGCACGTGAAGGCGTTGAGATAGACGGCGCAAAAATCGAATCGGTGCTAGACGCATTAAATAGAAGAGTTATTACAAAAGAGGCCGTGGAGGAGATATTGAGAAATATGAGGCCCGGCGAGTCTGCCGAGGAGGTTGCAAGGCGGTTGGGCCTCGTGAGGCTTCCCTACGAGGAAGTTAAGAAAATCGTAGAGGAAGTGAGCCGCCAGACGGCAAAGGAGAAAATTATAGGCGAGGTAATGAGGCGTTACAGAGGCAGAGTTGATATTGAAGACGTCAAACGCGCGCTGGCTGAAATAGCGTCCTAG
- a CDS encoding 50S ribosomal protein L34e, with protein MPRPAYRSRSVRRIKVKTPGGRTVIHYEKRAKGVPKCPITGLPIGGMNKKVYRFGIKIRAPSRPYGGVYSHKVLARALRLAVRK; from the coding sequence ATGCCAAGGCCGGCATACCGCTCTAGAAGCGTTAGGAGAATTAAGGTTAAAACGCCAGGCGGGCGAACTGTTATACACTACGAGAAAAGGGCAAAGGGCGTGCCCAAATGCCCCATTACTGGTTTGCCAATTGGCGGGATGAACAAAAAAGTGTATAGATTTGGGATTAAGATAAGAGCGCCAAGCAGGCCGTACGGAGGAGTATATTCGCATAAAGTCTTGGCCCGCGCCTTAAGACTTGCTGTGAGGAAGTAA
- the cmk gene encoding (d)CMP kinase: MVVIAVSGQPGSGKTTIAREIARVLGLPLVSSGLLFREMAARMGMDFIEFHKYAETNPDIDKKVDSLAIERAKAGDVVLEGHLTAWIVRPYADVCIYLKASLETRARRVALRDGKSLQDALREVAEREELNRRRYLSIYGIDINDLSIFDLVLDTSHLSVNDAVRISLDYTCTSLSFKYSRKIC, from the coding sequence ATGGTTGTTATTGCAGTTTCAGGACAGCCGGGTAGCGGTAAGACTACTATCGCCAGGGAGATAGCCAGAGTTTTGGGACTGCCGTTGGTTTCCTCTGGGCTACTTTTCAGAGAGATGGCGGCGAGAATGGGGATGGATTTTATAGAATTTCACAAATACGCAGAGACTAATCCTGATATAGACAAAAAAGTGGACTCTCTGGCTATTGAGCGCGCCAAGGCTGGAGATGTAGTGCTGGAGGGGCATTTGACTGCGTGGATAGTGAGGCCCTACGCCGATGTTTGTATTTATCTCAAGGCCTCTTTGGAGACGCGGGCAAGGCGCGTGGCGTTGAGAGACGGAAAAAGCCTCCAAGACGCGCTGAGAGAAGTGGCCGAGAGGGAGGAGCTTAACAGAAGGCGTTATTTATCTATATATGGCATAGATATTAACGACCTCTCGATTTTTGACCTCGTACTTGACACCTCACATTTATCAGTAAACGACGCAGTGAGAATAAGTCTAGATTACACTTGTACATCCTTAAGTTTTAAATACTCCCGGAAAATCTGTTGA
- a CDS encoding FAD-dependent oxidoreductase — protein MKFLLRCKPDTKKPPTGKKVAIIGAGPAGLGAAGILLCNGHEVHIYDALPEPGGLLMFGIPPFRIPRENVREGIRELVDAGAKFFTSTFVYCGEKPHEHEALLLAKDYVSLEELVGKYDAVIITTGTWKSRSLGVPGENLPGVYKALDYLFRIYAHQLGYLPKEKVYPTGRKVLVVGAGLTAVDAALEAREQGAEKIIVAYRRTINEAPAGRKTIETELIAKGIEFRELINPVAFLGRDRVERVRFVKMRLGPPDKSGRPAPEPIPGSEFEEEFVTVLIAAGEIATPPGKCLGMELNPDGTIKVNEKMMTTRRGVFAAGDVVTGPSLIGKALGSGMRAAQFVDEFLR, from the coding sequence ATGAAGTTCTTATTGAGATGCAAGCCTGACACTAAAAAACCGCCTACTGGGAAGAAAGTGGCTATAATCGGCGCCGGGCCTGCTGGATTAGGCGCGGCGGGGATTTTATTATGCAACGGCCACGAGGTTCACATTTATGACGCGTTGCCCGAGCCAGGCGGCTTGTTAATGTTCGGAATACCGCCTTTTAGAATACCAAGAGAGAACGTGAGAGAGGGCATAAGGGAATTGGTTGACGCCGGCGCTAAGTTTTTCACCTCTACGTTTGTATACTGCGGTGAGAAGCCGCATGAACACGAGGCGTTACTCCTCGCCAAGGACTATGTAAGTTTAGAGGAGTTGGTGGGCAAATACGACGCAGTTATAATAACAACGGGGACGTGGAAGAGCAGATCTCTCGGCGTGCCCGGCGAGAACCTCCCCGGCGTCTATAAGGCGTTGGACTACTTGTTCAGAATATACGCCCACCAGCTGGGATATCTGCCTAAGGAAAAGGTCTACCCCACTGGGAGGAAGGTGCTCGTGGTGGGGGCCGGCCTTACCGCAGTTGACGCGGCTTTAGAGGCGAGAGAGCAAGGCGCGGAGAAAATAATAGTGGCTTATAGGCGCACTATAAACGAGGCCCCCGCAGGCCGAAAGACAATCGAGACGGAGCTCATCGCCAAGGGGATTGAGTTCAGAGAGCTCATTAATCCAGTCGCCTTCCTGGGAAGGGATAGAGTGGAGCGAGTGAGGTTCGTGAAAATGAGGCTAGGCCCCCCGGACAAGTCGGGCAGGCCCGCCCCAGAGCCAATACCCGGCAGCGAATTTGAGGAGGAGTTCGTCACAGTGCTGATAGCCGCTGGCGAAATAGCAACTCCGCCGGGTAAATGTCTAGGCATGGAGCTCAATCCCGACGGCACGATTAAAGTAAATGAAAAAATGATGACAACACGCCGTGGGGTGTTTGCCGCCGGCGACGTGGTGACAGGCCCCTCGTTAATAGGAAAAGCCCTTGGTTCTGGGATGAGGGCAGCCCAATTCGTAGACGAGTTCTTGAGGTAA
- a CDS encoding fibrillarin-like rRNA/tRNA 2'-O-methyltransferase: MSIEVVEVKPHERHYGVYVVKFEDGTERIATKNLTPGRRVYGERLIKWGGDEYREWNPYRSKLAAAILNGLKLVPIKEGTHILYLGAASGTTPSHISDIVGENGLIYSVEFSPRVFREFMEKLVDQGRRNVVPILGDARFPYQYAHYVKGVDVVYIDVAQPAQAKILADNADYFLKPGGHVMLVIKAMSIDVTAPATETFKQEINTLKERGFDILETVHLEPYDTAHAMVIAKKR; this comes from the coding sequence ATGTCCATAGAAGTGGTCGAGGTTAAGCCACACGAGCGGCACTATGGAGTCTACGTAGTGAAATTTGAGGACGGGACTGAGCGTATAGCCACGAAAAACCTCACTCCCGGCAGGAGGGTTTACGGCGAGAGGCTGATAAAATGGGGCGGCGATGAGTACCGGGAGTGGAACCCCTACAGATCTAAACTAGCCGCCGCAATATTAAACGGGCTTAAACTAGTGCCCATCAAAGAGGGGACGCATATCTTATACCTAGGCGCAGCCTCCGGGACTACTCCAAGCCATATAAGCGATATAGTTGGGGAAAACGGGCTGATATACTCAGTGGAGTTTTCGCCGCGCGTGTTCAGGGAGTTTATGGAGAAGCTGGTGGACCAGGGGCGGAGAAACGTAGTGCCAATTCTAGGCGATGCGAGATTTCCATATCAATACGCGCACTATGTAAAAGGAGTAGATGTTGTCTATATAGACGTGGCACAGCCAGCGCAGGCGAAGATACTTGCGGATAACGCCGACTACTTCCTCAAGCCAGGAGGCCACGTCATGTTAGTAATTAAGGCGATGAGTATAGACGTAACCGCGCCGGCTACAGAGACGTTTAAACAAGAAATAAACACGTTAAAAGAGAGGGGATTTGACATATTAGAAACTGTGCACCTCGAGCCGTACGACACCGCCCACGCGATGGTTATCGCGAAAAAGAGGTAA